Proteins found in one Caldisalinibacter kiritimatiensis genomic segment:
- a CDS encoding pseudouridine synthase, which yields MRLQKYMAKCGIASRRKSEHLIQKGLIKVNGNVITELGYKIDPANDIVEYKNKIIKMEEKKVYILLNKPVGYITTVKDQFNRPTVLDLIKEVKERVYPVGRLDFDTSGLLIITNDGELTYKLTHPSHEIVKTYIAKVKGIPNESKLNNFRNGLYIDGYITSKADINVIRELKNSSVLKIKIHEGKNRQVRKMCAKIGHPVISLKRIAIGKLRLNDLPKGQWRFLTQKEIEYLKSI from the coding sequence ATGAGGCTTCAAAAGTATATGGCTAAATGTGGAATAGCATCTAGACGAAAATCAGAACACCTTATTCAAAAGGGTCTAATAAAGGTTAATGGTAATGTTATAACAGAGCTTGGTTATAAAATAGACCCTGCAAATGATATAGTTGAATATAAAAATAAAATAATTAAAATGGAAGAAAAAAAAGTATATATATTATTAAATAAACCGGTAGGATATATAACAACTGTTAAAGACCAATTCAATAGACCAACTGTGCTAGATTTGATTAAAGAAGTTAAGGAAAGAGTATATCCTGTTGGTAGATTAGATTTTGATACTTCTGGATTATTAATCATAACTAACGATGGAGAGTTAACTTATAAACTAACTCATCCTAGTCACGAAATTGTAAAAACATATATTGCTAAGGTTAAAGGAATTCCTAATGAAAGTAAGTTAAATAATTTCAGGAACGGTTTATATATAGATGGTTACATTACTTCAAAAGCAGATATAAATGTTATTCGTGAACTTAAAAACTCATCTGTTTTAAAAATAAAAATACACGAAGGTAAAAATAGACAAGTAAGAAAAATGTGTGCTAAAATAGGTCATCCTGTTATAAGTTTAAAAAGAATAGCAATCGGTAAACTAAGACTTAATGATTTACCAAAGGGTCAATGGAGATTCTTAACTCAAAAGGAAATAGAATACTTAAAGAGTATTTAA
- a CDS encoding FAD-dependent oxidoreductase, giving the protein MTKVVIIGGGWSGCAAALSAKKAGADVVLIEKTDMLLGLGNVGGIMRNNGRYTAAEENIHLGAGELFNITDKASRHRNIEFPGHKHASLYDVTKVEPMVRRLLKEKGIDIKLQTRVIDVETKENKIEYILTYNEEKIKGDVFIETTGSTGPMGNCLKYGNGCSMCILRCPSFGPRISISHRAGVEDILGQRGDESYGAFSGSCKLNKDSLSKEIRNELNEKGVVVLPVPKEDVKMEKLDLKVCQQYSLKEFAENIILLDTGHAKLMTPFYPLEKLRKIKGLENARYEDPYSGGKGNSVRYLSMAPRNNAMKVKGLYNLLCGGEKSGLFVGHTEAIITGTLAGHNSVRLSLGMPLLEIPRTLAIGDIIAYANEQIKTKGGLKKRYTFAGSEYFARMKKLDIYTTDSNKIKKRIQRMDLLNIYEEKLI; this is encoded by the coding sequence TTGACTAAAGTTGTTATTATTGGTGGAGGATGGTCTGGATGTGCAGCTGCTTTATCTGCAAAAAAAGCTGGTGCAGATGTTGTATTAATAGAAAAAACAGATATGCTTTTAGGACTGGGTAATGTTGGTGGTATAATGAGAAATAACGGTAGATATACTGCTGCCGAAGAGAATATCCATTTAGGTGCAGGTGAGCTGTTCAATATAACAGATAAAGCTTCTAGGCATAGAAATATAGAATTTCCAGGTCACAAACATGCCAGTTTATATGATGTTACAAAAGTTGAACCCATGGTAAGGAGACTCTTAAAAGAAAAAGGAATAGACATAAAATTACAAACTCGAGTCATAGATGTTGAAACTAAAGAAAATAAAATAGAGTATATATTAACGTATAATGAGGAAAAAATAAAAGGTGATGTATTTATAGAAACAACAGGCTCTACTGGACCTATGGGCAATTGTTTGAAATATGGTAATGGATGTTCTATGTGCATCCTGAGATGCCCTTCTTTTGGCCCTAGAATAAGTATTAGTCATAGAGCAGGAGTTGAAGATATATTGGGGCAAAGGGGTGATGAATCATACGGAGCTTTTAGTGGTTCATGTAAACTTAATAAAGATTCTTTAAGTAAAGAGATAAGAAATGAGTTAAATGAAAAAGGTGTAGTAGTTTTACCTGTACCTAAAGAAGATGTGAAAATGGAAAAATTAGACTTAAAAGTTTGTCAGCAATACTCACTTAAAGAGTTTGCCGAAAACATAATTCTATTAGATACTGGCCATGCTAAGTTAATGACTCCTTTTTATCCATTAGAGAAATTAAGAAAAATAAAAGGCCTTGAAAATGCTCGTTATGAAGACCCTTACTCAGGTGGTAAAGGTAATTCGGTGAGATATCTTTCTATGGCGCCTAGAAATAATGCTATGAAAGTAAAAGGTTTATATAATCTTTTATGTGGTGGAGAAAAGTCAGGCCTTTTTGTTGGTCATACAGAGGCAATAATAACAGGAACGCTAGCTGGACATAATAGTGTACGTTTAAGTTTAGGTATGCCTTTATTAGAAATTCCTAGAACATTAGCAATAGGAGACATAATAGCTTACGCCAATGAGCAAATTAAAACAAAAGGCGGTTTAAAGAAAAGATATACCTTTGCAGGTTCAGAATATTTTGCTAGAATGAAGAAGTTAGATATTTATACAACTGACAGTAATAAAATTAAAAAGCGAATTCAACGAATGGATTTATTAAATATTTATGAAGAAAAATTAATATAG